The following is a genomic window from Salvelinus fontinalis isolate EN_2023a chromosome 11, ASM2944872v1, whole genome shotgun sequence.
attactcatcatcaaacatttcttaaaaatacacagcgtgcagcagatgaaagacacagatcttgtgaattaagacaatatttcagattttctaagtgttttacagcgaaaacacaatatagcgttatattagattaccacaatagcaaacatcacaacagcattgattcaaggcaaaaatagctataacgtataaaccaccaaaatatattaattttttcactgaccttctcagaattcttcagatgacagtcctgtaacatcatattacacaattcatatagagtttgttcgaaaatgtgcatatttagcagcacaaatcgtgcttatacaatgagaatagtgtccataacgtcaagcaatctgtccggcgccatcttggaaaggcacctattcttatcgaaaactattcataaacttgactaaaaaaatacaggttggacagcaattgaaagacaaattagttcttaatgcaatcgctgaattacatttttaaaattaacgttactgtgcaatacagggtgcgataacgcaaggctacactgcaagaaatggcgtcttatgcatttgacatttttcaacagaacaatgaattatcagcataaatagttcttacttttcgatgaactctcatcagaatcttgggataggtgtcctttgtccaaaagaatcgttgctaggttggagaacgtcgtcttccacgttacaattagcagtaaacattagcttgagagagagagatacccaacttcctacagcgccaagaaaataaatacccgaaaatcgcaatatactgacataaactgatataattcggttcaaaataacaagattatgatgtctttaaagcctgtatcgaataaaaacacagccggaaatgtataagatctataaccgatgtttCCAAAAGAACAttccaaggtcctcagtgcgtcagagcgaaggggaaaagaacgatacacctcgtttccaatcaatttatagactttcagctctgcctagagactccatttcaaggccctctattcgctgacacccagaggaaggcgtatgcagtgcatctcaaccaatagaagacaggcagatttataaacaggtCTGAAAACAGGTTggaaaattctgcattctcaactccacatagggaaattgctctaagtccagttctgtttcacccacagacataattcaaacggttttagaaactagagagtgttttctatccaatagtaataataatttgcatattgtacgagcaagaattgagtacgaggcagtttaatttggaaacgaatTTGTATTATGTCGAAATgtcacccccctagtggcaagaagttaaatTGCAAAAATATTAAGATAATAATCAGTACAATACAGTCCGGCTTGATCTGTATATCTGTAAACATTGAGGTAATAATCAGTACAATACAGCAAGGCTTGATCTTGTTTTGTTTCTTTAGTCGTACTGATGTGATGGCAGTCACCCCATGGTTGGCACCCATCATCTGGGAAGGAACCTTTGACCCTGACCTCATCGACATAATCTACAAGTCCATGAACCTCACCATAGCAACCACAGTGTTTGCCGTTGGAAAGTGAGTAGCCTACAACTTTTCCCAAATGTTCAAAAGGGAAGTTAAATTATCAATATTTTGACAACATTgaaactacactgagtgtacaaaacagtaTGAACACGTGCTTTCTccataacagactgaccaggtgaatccaggtggaagccatgatcccttattgatgtcacttgttaaatccacttcaatcagttgtagacagagggaaggagacaggttaaagaaggattgttagaCCTCGACAcatttaagacatggattgtgtatgtgtgccattccgattggtgaatgggcaagacaaaaaaaaacactctGTGTATGAGGACATAACCagctatgggaagcattggagtcaacatgggccagcatccctgtggaacactttaggtgaagcaactcaatattaatgtgttgttaatgttttgtacactcagtgtataaggaCATAACTAGCTCATGTCACATGGCAGGTAATACAATATCATGATGTCATGATTCATGGCTTGGCTAAGATTTGAATAACTGTACTGCTTTGTATATTTTCTGGTAGACTGTAATTTCTGGTCAGAAACTGTTGAGAATGTCCTATACAGTCCTATGAGAATGACCATACAGTTACAGAGGGTTGCTGGCATCATAATCTCAGGTGCCTGAtactgccgttgtgcccttgagcaaggcatctTAAACCCTTATGTtatgtacaggtaactgacaaaataatggaAAACACTAgtgaatgagggatacaaagtatattgaatgcaggtgcttccacacaggtgtggattctgagttaattaagcaattagcaTCCCATTATGCTTACGGTCATGTGTAAAAAGGCTGGGATAGCCATTTATTTTGGTCATTCTTTTAGCTACCATGGCTCTGCCCCCAGAACAACAATGCCCCTATTTAAAGGGCACAAGTGGTCAataaatggtttgatgagcatgaaaaccatGTGAACCATACGACAGTCActagatctcaatccaattgaggcGGTGTCTGAGAGAGCGTTGtctaccaccatcaacaaaacaccaaatggtCCCTCCGATAGAGtttcagacacttgtagaatctttgCCAAGGTGCATTAGAGCTGTGGCTGATGGTGGCCCAAGGATGCTAGTGGTGGCCCAaggtggctcgtggtggcccaaggTGACTCGTGGTGGCCCAAGGTGACTCGTGGTGGCTCATCTCTCTATTTCctatattttggcagttacctgtttgTTTTAAATTCTGACAGATACGTCCGCTTTCTCCGAGATTTCCTGGAGACAGCAGAGAAGCACTTCATGGTCGACTTCAACGTGCGCTACTACGTTTTCACAGATCGTCCCGACGATGTTCCATCAGTCAACATGTCCCAGGGGAGACATTTGAGTGTGATCCAGGTCCCAGGTTCAAACCGCTGGCAGGAGATATCAGCCCGGAGGATGGAGATCATCCAGACAGCCATCGAACGTCAGATCAGCAGGGAGGCTGACTACATCTTCTGTCTGGACGTGGACAGCAAGTTCCACGCTCGCTGGGGGGCCGAGTCTCTGGGCAGGCTGGTTGCTGTGATTCATCCATGGTTTTACCAGGCGACCCGTGACCACTTCACATACGAACGGCGTCCAGCCTCGACAGCCTACATCCCCATGGATGAGGGAGACTACTACTACGCCGGGGCTGTGTTCGGAGGGTTCGTGGAGGATGTGTACACACTAGCAAAGGTATGTCGTAACCAGCTTGAAGAGGACGCGAGGAATTCCATCGAGGCTGCCTGGCAGGAGGAGAGTCACCTCAACAGGTACCTGCTTTACAACAAGCCCAGCAAGCTGTTGTCTCCAGAGTACCAGTGGGACGACACGAAGACCAAAACCAACGAGGTCAAAGTCATTCGCTTCTCTACTGTCATTAAAAACTATGCTGAAATTCGTCCCAATGTATAGGACTAGGAATTGGATATTCGACCGGCAGAAGAAAAACTTAATTGGTTATGGTTAATGTTAGGTTAAGTTCAGGTATAGTTTCCCTGAGGTTTGGGTTATGGTTAGGGAAAGGCATAAAAGGTCACATTGGATATACAGCTGTCCGGCGCCATTCATTTTCTGTTGGTGAAATATATACACTGACATAAAACTACTATtttaaatgtactgtatatcagtCACTGCTGTAGTTTGTGGATAATAACGTTCTCCACTTAGAGGAAATTACAACCTTATTCATCCTGTATTCTGTAGCCTATCTACTGTGTATGTTGATTACTGGGAACAATCTCAATAAATATGTCTCATAAAATATTacgattattattatatttttcttTAAAATAAAGTTTAAGCCGCTTTCAGAATGTTTGTGTTATTTCACTATTTGTTATATTTTCTAAAGTCTAACTAAAAACTACATCTATCCATGTGACAACCATATGCGGTGTATGAGTAACAAACCAGTGGGAATATAGGGAATATTGGAATATTGCATTATTAGAATAATAGGGAATATTGCACCGGTTCTATCTATAGATGTGTAGATCAGACAAGACCCAGTGGTGGACTGAATTTCCGTTAAGAATAACATTCCTGTTCAGAAACAACCTCTGACcactagatatatactgtaaacaGCATGAAAACAAACATGAAAACAAACATGAAAACAAACATGAAAACAAACATGAAAACAAAGAAAAATACCCCTTTAAATAAGGTATTATGGAGGATTCACTTCCTTGTGTAAAAGCATCCTGCCAATGGCAAGGCAAAAGGGGAAATCCTTCAATTCAAGTTGTACCATCTAATCAATattatgtaagggataatcaatgtTATGTTATGTAAAAAATGAAAAGAAACTGCAACTTAAAATCTTAACCGTCATTTGGATTGAAGGGCTCCAGGGCCAAGAACAAGTCTTTCAAGAGGAAGGGAAGGAATCATAGGACACTTCAGTATCAACTCTTACATAAATACCAGTAaaagataaaacaaaaatagactgaTGCCAAGTGATGCTAGTACAATTTAACatacaatttaaaagattttactgatttacagttcatatcagggaatcagtcaatgtaaataaattcaccaggcactaatctatggattcaacatgactggaaatacagatatgcatctgttggtcaaagaAAACTTTAAAAAAGGTAGAGGGGCATCGACCAGACAACGAGTCAGTATCCGGTGTGACCATCGTTTTCCTCACACATCTCCTTCGCCTACAGTTGATCAGGCTGTGGCCTGTGGATTGCTGCTCTTTTTAAAAGtgcatttgtattttatttcacctttatttaaccaggtaggccagttgagaacaagttctcatttacaactgtgacctggccaagataaagaaaagcagtgcgacaaaaacaacacagagttacacataaacaaacgtacagtctataacacaatagaaatacagtgtgtgcaaatgaagtaagattagggaggtaaggcaataaatcggccagagtggtgaaataattacaattttgcaaTTTGCTGTTGATCCAGAGCTTATAAAAAATGCTCAATGAGTGACATATCCGGTGATTgtgcaggccatgaaagaactgggacatttagcttccagaaattgtgtacagatccttcagggctgtgcattatcatgctgaaacatgaggtggtggaggaggatgaatggcataacaatgggcctcaggatctcgtcacaatatctctgtgcattcaaatggccATCAATAAAATTAGATTGTGCTTGTTGTTCGTAGTttgtgcctgcccataccataaccccaccgccaccatgaggcactctgttcacaacgttgacgtcagcaaaccgctcgcccacatgacaccatacacgctgtctgccgtctgcccggtacagttgaaaccgggattcatccatgaagagcacactccTCCAGGGTGTTGAgacgacaagcacgcagatgagctccCCTGAGACGGCTTCTGACAGTTTGAGCACAAATTCtctggttgtgcaaacccacagtttcatcagcttcccgggtggctggtctcagacccacagtttcatcagctgtccgggtggctggtctcagacccacagtttcatcagctgtccgggtggctggtctcagacccacagtttcatcagctgtccgggtggctggtctcagacccacagtttcatcagctgtccgggtggctggtctcagacccacagtttcatcagctgtccgggtggctggtctcagacccacagtttcatcagctgtccgggtggctggtctcagacccacagtttcatcagctgtccgggtggctggtctcagacccacagtttcatcagctgtctgggtggctggtctcaggctgtccgggtggctagtctcagacccacagtttcatcagctgtccgggtggctggtctcagacccacagtttcatcatctgtctgggtggctggtctcagacccacagtttcatcagctgtccgggtggctggtctcagacccacagtttcatcagctgtccgggtggctggtctcagacccacagtttcatcagctgtctgggtggctggtctcagacccacagtttcatcagctgtctgggtggtttGTCTCAgatccacagtttcatcagctgtctgggtggctggtctcagacccacagtttcatcagctgtctgggtggctggtctcagacccacagtttcatcagctgtctgggtggctggtctcagacccacagtttcatcagctgtccgggtggctggtctcagacccacagtttcatcagctgtctgggtggctggtctcagacccacagtttcatcagctgtctggttggctggtctcagacccacagtttcatcagctgtccgggtggtttGTCTCAGATGATCCAGCAGGTGAACTAGTCGGATGTGGAGCTCCTGTGCTGGTGTGGTCACAAatggtctacggttgtgaggctgtcgatgtactgccaaattctctaaaacgacattggatgcagcttatggtagagaaattaacatacaattatttggcaacagctctggtggacattcctgcagtcacagTGCCaactgcatgctccctcaaaaatTAAGACTGTTGTGtgacaaatatgcacattttagagtggccttttattgatccccagcacaaggtgcacctgtgtaatgatcatgctgtttaatcagcttcttgatatgccacacctgtcaggtggatgaattatcttgttaaaggggaaatgctcactaaaagggatgtaaacaaatatgtgTACAACATgttgagagaaatatgcttttcgtgtgtatggaacatttctgggatctttgactttacatgttgtgtttctattatTGTTCAGTATATTATACTTTCTCTTTGCCTGTTATGTTTAAAACAGTTAGTACATGAACCATTttaaaccatttaaaaaaaaattaaactccCTAGTGTAGGGACGGTTTTGATTTGGTTTGGTACACAACTCCATTCCTCTGTTAAGgacatttcttcagccttctgaggttgaagaggcgcagtTGCGATTTCTTTACCACACTGtccgtgtgggtggaccatttcagttcatccgtgatgtgtacgccgaggaacttaaaactttccaccttctccactgctgtcccatcaaTTTGGATAGgagccctctgctgtttcctgaagtccacgatcatttcctttgttttgttgatgttgagtgagaggttgttttcctgacaccacactccgagtgtccTCACCTCCTAGTTGGGCCTGAATACGACAGGTGCAAGATGATTTACACGCAAGAGGAAGGAGAAAGGGTGAAACTGATCGATGACCCGGGGGATAATCTGCCCTAAATTTCAGGAGGAGATTCTCGGGATGCTAGCTCAGTTGCGGCAGCTTGAACCGGTTCACCACTCCCCTGAAACTCTCCTGCCTTAGGGAGAACTACACCCTATTTGGGTCCACCTCTGTGAGGCACTAGAGGAGCCAAGCCCTCACACAGTATCTGGAACAAAATAAGAATCTGTTAGCTCGGTCTTTCAGCTAAAAACACTCAACAATCTTGAGGAATCTGTTATTCATTGGTGTTGTTGCATTACTGGACAATTTCAATGCAAAATCTGCCAGTAAAGCATCAGTAGCCTATTGATAGGTAGCTTACATAGGTATACGGTGCAGCGTATCtttaaaacttcttcttaatagggggcgctgttttcactttgggaaaataTCGTGctcaaattaaacggcctcgtactctgttctagatcatacaatatgcatattattactattggatagaaaccactctgaagtttctaaaactgtttgaattatatctgtgagtaaaacagaactcatttggcagcaaacttccaaacaggaagtgaaaattctgaaaatggggctctgtgtcagggcctgcctattcaactggcttatatttatggatctgtatgcacttcatacgccttccactagatgtcaacaggcagtcgAATGTTGAAtagggtgtctagcttgatctgagaccgaatgagagcttttggagtgacaggtccgctcttttgtcGGTTTTCAACTGCGCGCcggggaacctcacattgtcttctgaaatgcgttcggtttacacgatgaaatgctccggctctgattttattggatacatatgagaagaacatcataaagtaggattttcaaccgagtttgaccagtttattcgacgtttattgggaattttggaatttttcgttccaggcgCAAAGATTTTTTGGACATGTGCCCtacacatggctagccaaagttgctaattcgacagaataaattgacattctaaaacaaaacaatgatttattctggaactaggactcctgatggaagatcatcaaaagtaagagaatatttatgatgttatttcgtttttttgtggaatatgttggctccaacaaggcggagaataggagagcgctgtctcacaatattgcatgctgtatgttgtactaatgttattttaaaaaaatctaacacagcggttgcattaagaaccagtgtatctttcatttgctgtacaacatgtatttttagtaaagtttatgatgagttctttggttagattacgtgactgtccaaaatatctccggacaatttggtgcatcattgctacatattcacaatgtaaaaccaggattcgtacctctaaatatgcacattttcgaacaaaacataaatgtattgtataacatgatgttctaagactgtcatctgatgaagttattcaaggttagtgattaattttatctctatttgtgggttttgtgaagctacctttgcggtggaaacatggtgaaaacatggcgttgtgtgtttggctattgtggtgagctaaaataaatatatattgtgtttttgctgtaaaacatttaaaaaatcggaaatgatggctggattcacaagatgtttatctttcatttgctgtattggacttgtgatttcatgaaaattatattatatgatatccctgtcgcgttaggctaggctatgctagtcagcttttttgatgaggaggatcccggatccgggagtgTGACTCGTTAGATATAGTATCATTTATGAGGATGGTGTTACTAAATTAATGAATTATTGGTAAATTATTGGTAAATCATAACTTTGTACATCTGGACATTGAAATATGTATTTACCTTTATTTTCatacacactaccattcaaaagtttgggtcacttaaaaatgtccttgtttttggaagaaaagcacatttttggtccattacaATAAcgtgaaattgatcagaaatacagtgtagacattgttaatgttgtaaatgactattgtagctggaaacatgTTATTTTTAATGGGATATCTACATAGGCGAACTGAGGCCCATTAtctgcaaccatcactcctgtgatggcatgttgtgttagctaattcaagttaataattttaaaagggtaattgatcattagaaaaccctattgcaattatgttagcacagctgaaaaactGTCGTGTTGATTAAAGAAGaaattaaactggccttctttagactagttgagtatctggagcatcagcatttgtgggatggATTACAGGCTCAAcaaggccagaaacaaataactttcttctgaaattcgtcagtcttttcttgttctgagaaatgaaggctgttccatgcgagaaattgccaagaaactgaggGGTACGCTCTGTGTcttctgtcagaacaggagatgtgttgctAGAACTAGCaggttgttgatgtgattctagtctgtcagaacaggagatgtgttgttgatgtgattctagtctgtcagaacaggagatgtgttgttgatgtgattctagtctgtcagaacaggagatgtgttgttgatgtgattctagtctgtcagagcaggagatgtgttgatgatgtgattctagtctgtcacaacaggaga
Proteins encoded in this region:
- the LOC129864896 gene encoding globoside alpha-1,3-N-acetylgalactosaminyltransferase 1-like isoform X2, which encodes MSFSSNVKQLVLLLIVGIFLLLGYVHYSFFNERLNGVWFEASNRDIPVDEDQRNTSLSKPIFRSRVQNLVSPESRTDVMAVTPWLAPIIWEGTFDPDLIDIIYKSMNLTIATTVFAVGKYVRFLRDFLETAEKHFMVDFNVRYYVFTDRPDDVPSVNMSQGRHLSVIQVPGSNRWQEISARRMEIIQTAIERQISREADYIFCLDVDSKFHARWGAESLGRLVAVIHPWFYQATRDHFTYERRPASTAYIPMDEGDYYYAGAVFGGFVEDVYTLAKVCRNQLEEDARNSIEAAWQEESHLNRYLLYNKPSKLLSPEYQWDDTKTKTNEVKVIRFSTVIKNYAEIRPNV
- the LOC129864896 gene encoding globoside alpha-1,3-N-acetylgalactosaminyltransferase 1-like isoform X3: MSFSSNVKQLVLLLIVGIFLLLGYVHYSFFNERLNGVWFEASNRDIPVDEDQRNTRLLYKQPSVLVGRTDVMAVTPWLAPIIWEGTFDPDLIDIIYKSMNLTIATTVFAVGKYVRFLRDFLETAEKHFMVDFNVRYYVFTDRPDDVPSVNMSQGRHLSVIQVPGSNRWQEISARRMEIIQTAIERQISREADYIFCLDVDSKFHARWGAESLGRLVAVIHPWFYQATRDHFTYERRPASTAYIPMDEGDYYYAGAVFGGFVEDVYTLAKVCRNQLEEDARNSIEAAWQEESHLNRYLLYNKPSKLLSPEYQWDDTKTKTNEVKVIRFSTVIKNYAEIRPNV
- the LOC129864896 gene encoding globoside alpha-1,3-N-acetylgalactosaminyltransferase 1-like isoform X4; the protein is MSFSSNVKQLVLLLIVGIFLLLGYVHYSFFNERLNGVWFEASNRDIPVDEDQRNTSRTDVMAVTPWLAPIIWEGTFDPDLIDIIYKSMNLTIATTVFAVGKYVRFLRDFLETAEKHFMVDFNVRYYVFTDRPDDVPSVNMSQGRHLSVIQVPGSNRWQEISARRMEIIQTAIERQISREADYIFCLDVDSKFHARWGAESLGRLVAVIHPWFYQATRDHFTYERRPASTAYIPMDEGDYYYAGAVFGGFVEDVYTLAKVCRNQLEEDARNSIEAAWQEESHLNRYLLYNKPSKLLSPEYQWDDTKTKTNEVKVIRFSTVIKNYAEIRPNV
- the LOC129864896 gene encoding globoside alpha-1,3-N-acetylgalactosaminyltransferase 1-like isoform X1, producing MSFSSNVKQLVLLLIVGIFLLLGYVHYSFFNERLNGVWFEASNRDIPVDEDQRNTSLSKPIFRSRVQNLVSPERLLYKQPSVLVGRTDVMAVTPWLAPIIWEGTFDPDLIDIIYKSMNLTIATTVFAVGKYVRFLRDFLETAEKHFMVDFNVRYYVFTDRPDDVPSVNMSQGRHLSVIQVPGSNRWQEISARRMEIIQTAIERQISREADYIFCLDVDSKFHARWGAESLGRLVAVIHPWFYQATRDHFTYERRPASTAYIPMDEGDYYYAGAVFGGFVEDVYTLAKVCRNQLEEDARNSIEAAWQEESHLNRYLLYNKPSKLLSPEYQWDDTKTKTNEVKVIRFSTVIKNYAEIRPNV